The following proteins are co-located in the Haloarcula marismortui ATCC 43049 genome:
- a CDS encoding ATP-binding cassette domain-containing protein produces MSEQTAPEGSDPERDRSGPMLDVSDLAVSFGDQSVVSGVDFSVDRGSLVGLVGPNGAGKTTVLRAVKGTLNPDTGTVRVDGEPISNRSAKAVSRLVASTPQGTALSFDFSVRQTVEMGRTPHLGRFDRMDEADRRAVERAMERASVTQFADRPFTSLSGGERQRVLLARALAQETPVLLLDEPTASLDINHAVRTLELVQTLVEDGKTAVAAIHDLNLAARYCDELVLLAGGGVRAAGRPADVLTSDTLRDAFDAETLVTTQPGTDAPLVTPLPEQESVARRVHVVGTGTPAAAAVSKLVGAGCRVSIGVVPAGDTAAERAADLDCEAVTVPAFAGIDDAARQRAADLAATADAVVIAGETGDGNSPVIEAGGACFAVETDESAYTSNGHDTVPLTALPAAVASLPPATERDATPPLSQSTTD; encoded by the coding sequence ATGAGCGAGCAGACCGCGCCCGAAGGTTCGGACCCAGAACGGGACCGCTCCGGGCCGATGCTTGACGTGTCTGACCTCGCGGTCTCCTTCGGCGACCAGTCGGTCGTCTCGGGCGTCGATTTCAGCGTCGACCGCGGGTCGCTCGTCGGCCTCGTCGGTCCCAACGGCGCGGGTAAGACGACCGTCCTGCGAGCGGTGAAGGGAACGCTCAACCCGGACACCGGAACAGTTCGTGTCGACGGCGAGCCGATTTCGAACCGCTCGGCGAAAGCGGTGAGCCGCCTCGTCGCGAGCACGCCACAGGGCACCGCACTGTCGTTCGACTTCAGCGTCAGGCAGACCGTGGAGATGGGCCGGACGCCACATCTCGGCCGGTTCGACCGGATGGACGAGGCCGACCGGCGCGCCGTCGAGCGGGCGATGGAACGCGCGAGCGTCACGCAGTTCGCCGACCGGCCGTTCACCTCGCTGTCTGGCGGCGAGCGCCAGCGGGTCCTCCTCGCTCGGGCACTGGCACAGGAGACACCGGTGCTCCTGCTTGACGAACCGACGGCGAGCCTCGACATCAACCACGCCGTCCGCACGCTTGAACTGGTCCAGACGCTGGTCGAAGACGGGAAAACGGCCGTCGCAGCGATACACGACCTCAATCTGGCCGCGCGGTACTGCGACGAACTGGTGTTGCTCGCCGGCGGCGGGGTCCGCGCCGCGGGCCGTCCTGCTGACGTTCTCACGAGCGACACGCTCCGTGACGCCTTCGACGCGGAGACGCTGGTGACGACCCAGCCCGGCACCGACGCGCCGCTCGTGACACCGCTGCCCGAGCAGGAGTCGGTCGCCCGTCGCGTCCACGTCGTCGGGACCGGCACGCCAGCGGCTGCCGCCGTCTCGAAGCTCGTCGGGGCCGGCTGTCGGGTCAGCATCGGCGTCGTCCCCGCCGGTGACACAGCTGCCGAGCGGGCCGCCGATCTCGACTGCGAGGCGGTCACGGTCCCGGCCTTCGCCGGCATCGACGACGCGGCACGCCAGCGCGCCGCCGACCTCGCCGCTACGGCCGATGCCGTCGTGATAGCGGGCGAAACCGGTGACGGCAACAGCCCGGTTATCGAGGCTGGCGGTGCCTGCTTCGCCGTCGAGACAGACGAGAGCGCCTACACCAGCAACGGTCACGACACCGTGCCGCTGACTGCGCTCCCTGCGGCAGTCGCGTCCCTGCCGCCCGCAACGGAGCGCGACGCGACACCGCCACTCAGCCAGTCGACCACTGACTGA
- the btuC gene encoding vitamin B12 ABC transporter permease BtuC, producing MRFAGRTLGWSAGLVAVLCAVVTTSAGIGPVWIPPADVGKVLLNAVVVPTGISISGPAVDVTTAHVFSYAVSDLQTQIVLQVRLPRILLGAVVGFSLAAAGTIMQGIFRNPMADPSIIGVSSGAAVGAVAFIVAPVVIPFGLGLRGAAFAGALVAAFGVYLIATRNGRTPVATLLLAGVAIQTFLGAVVSFLLLHSGESIRRALYWLMGHLKGASWPEVTTSVVLVAIPFVVLLAYARDLNVMLLGEEDAQSLGIEVERTKRVLLALSAVITAAGVAVAGIVGFVGLIVPHVMRLLVGPDHRILLPTAALAGASFLVATDTLARSGSAEVPVGIVTAVLGAPFFLYLLRKREVHEL from the coding sequence ATGCGTTTCGCGGGTCGGACTCTCGGGTGGTCGGCAGGGCTCGTCGCCGTCCTCTGTGCCGTGGTGACGACGAGCGCCGGCATCGGCCCGGTGTGGATTCCGCCTGCCGATGTCGGGAAAGTGCTGCTCAACGCTGTCGTCGTTCCGACTGGCATCTCGATCTCCGGCCCTGCCGTCGACGTGACCACGGCTCACGTGTTTTCCTACGCCGTAAGCGACCTCCAGACACAGATAGTGCTGCAGGTCCGACTCCCCCGGATACTGCTCGGTGCGGTCGTCGGCTTCTCGCTTGCCGCCGCGGGGACAATCATGCAGGGTATCTTCCGGAACCCGATGGCCGACCCGTCTATCATCGGCGTCTCCTCCGGCGCGGCGGTCGGCGCGGTCGCCTTCATTGTCGCGCCAGTCGTCATCCCGTTCGGGCTCGGACTCCGCGGCGCGGCCTTCGCAGGAGCGCTGGTCGCGGCCTTCGGCGTCTATCTCATCGCGACGCGGAACGGCCGCACACCGGTCGCGACGCTGTTGCTGGCCGGCGTGGCGATACAGACGTTTCTGGGCGCGGTGGTCTCGTTCCTGTTGCTCCACAGCGGCGAGAGCATCCGGCGGGCGCTGTACTGGCTGATGGGCCATCTCAAGGGCGCGTCGTGGCCCGAAGTGACCACCAGCGTCGTGCTCGTGGCCATCCCGTTCGTGGTGTTGCTCGCGTACGCACGCGACCTGAACGTGATGCTGCTGGGCGAGGAGGACGCCCAGAGCCTCGGTATCGAGGTCGAACGGACCAAGCGGGTCCTGCTCGCGCTGTCGGCAGTCATCACGGCAGCGGGCGTCGCCGTCGCCGGCATCGTCGGCTTCGTCGGCCTCATCGTCCCTCATGTGATGCGGCTACTCGTCGGGCCGGACCACCGGATACTGCTCCCGACGGCAGCGCTCGCCGGCGCGTCGTTTCTCGTGGCGACGGACACGCTAGCACGCTCGGGTAGCGCCGAGGTCCCGGTCGGCATCGTCACCGCCGTCCTCGGCGCGCCGTTTTTCCTGTACTTGCTCCGGAAGCGGGAGGTGCACGAGCTATGA
- a CDS encoding PGF-CTERM-anchored ABC transporter substrate-binding protein, translated as MRRRSLVCVFVLLVGSFAGITPASATAATQAEGCSFPVTMTDATGTEVTIEERPARVTTTNPSAAQTMWEIGGRSQVVGLTQYASYLDGAESRTNVSASFGVNVERVVSTSPDLVIAPNASAGDVTPLRQAGVTVYHLPAATTIEDIRAKTTTIGRLTGNCEGASEANAWMDANVDAVRQVTADVEDRPTALYPLGGGYVAAGNTFVTSLIELAGAENVAARNHTQYPQLSDEVILQLDPDVLFVTENTATVAETEPYASTTAGETNSTVTVQVRNINQPAPRSVVSFAHNATAQLYPDRYDADSYVPRSAVTKTSEPTPADHTPSTDQSTTDASGPGFTAVGALAALLTLVCIQQVRRRRP; from the coding sequence ATGCGACGACGGTCTCTCGTCTGTGTCTTTGTCCTGCTCGTCGGCTCGTTCGCGGGTATCACTCCAGCTTCAGCAACAGCAGCCACACAGGCGGAGGGCTGCTCGTTTCCGGTCACGATGACCGACGCGACCGGGACCGAGGTCACTATCGAGGAGCGCCCGGCGCGGGTGACGACGACCAACCCCTCGGCCGCCCAGACGATGTGGGAGATCGGCGGTCGTTCTCAGGTTGTCGGGCTCACACAGTATGCAAGCTATCTGGACGGCGCTGAGAGTCGGACGAACGTCTCCGCGAGCTTCGGCGTCAACGTCGAGCGCGTCGTCAGCACGAGCCCGGACCTGGTGATTGCACCGAACGCCAGCGCCGGTGACGTAACCCCGCTCCGGCAGGCCGGGGTCACCGTGTATCACCTCCCCGCCGCGACAACTATCGAGGACATTCGAGCAAAGACAACGACCATCGGCCGCCTGACCGGCAACTGCGAGGGTGCGAGCGAAGCGAACGCCTGGATGGACGCAAACGTCGACGCTGTCCGGCAGGTTACCGCCGATGTCGAGGACCGACCGACCGCGCTGTACCCGCTGGGCGGGGGGTACGTGGCGGCGGGCAACACCTTCGTCACGTCGCTCATCGAACTCGCGGGCGCGGAGAACGTTGCGGCCCGTAACCACACACAGTACCCACAGCTCAGCGACGAGGTCATCCTTCAGCTCGACCCGGACGTGCTCTTTGTTACCGAGAACACAGCGACCGTCGCGGAGACAGAACCCTACGCCAGCACGACCGCGGGCGAGACCAATTCGACGGTCACCGTACAGGTGCGGAACATCAACCAGCCCGCCCCGCGAAGCGTGGTCTCGTTCGCCCACAACGCCACTGCACAGCTCTATCCGGACCGCTACGACGCCGACAGCTACGTTCCCCGGTCGGCGGTGACCAAAACGAGCGAGCCCACGCCCGCGGACCACACGCCAAGCACTGACCAGTCCACGACCGACGCCAGTGGTCCCGGATTCACGGCTGTTGGGGCGCTTGCCGCACTGCTGACGCTGGTCTGCATACAGCAGGTCCGCCGCCGGAGGCCATAG
- a CDS encoding 5-formyltetrahydrofolate cyclo-ligase: MDKQTIRETVWDALEEGGIARFPFPPHDRIPNFEGASEAAQRLTETAVWDAAETVKANPDSPQLPVRRAALRAGKTVYMAVPRLRDEQCFYELDPAELDDIEAAPAVSNVADHARQVGPEAVGSVDLVVSGSVAVTEDGARIGKGEGYSDLEYAVLRELGLVDETTPVVTTVHELQIVGGLEGVVDTTVPVDDHDVPMDWVVTPERTVETATTHTTPAGVDWGALSTERIDEIPVLSARRPD, translated from the coding sequence ATGGATAAACAAACTATCCGCGAGACGGTCTGGGACGCGCTGGAAGAAGGCGGTATCGCTCGATTCCCGTTCCCGCCCCACGACCGGATTCCGAACTTCGAGGGCGCAAGTGAGGCCGCACAGCGCCTGACCGAGACGGCGGTCTGGGACGCCGCGGAGACGGTGAAGGCGAATCCGGATTCGCCACAGCTCCCGGTCCGCCGGGCGGCGCTGCGGGCCGGCAAAACGGTGTATATGGCCGTGCCACGGCTCCGGGACGAGCAGTGTTTCTACGAACTCGACCCCGCCGAACTCGACGATATCGAGGCCGCGCCGGCGGTGTCGAACGTCGCGGACCACGCCCGGCAAGTGGGCCCCGAGGCGGTCGGGAGCGTCGACCTCGTGGTGTCGGGCTCGGTCGCAGTCACCGAGGACGGCGCGCGCATCGGGAAAGGCGAGGGGTACAGCGACCTCGAATACGCTGTTCTCCGTGAACTGGGACTGGTCGACGAGACGACACCGGTCGTGACGACGGTCCACGAACTTCAGATTGTTGGCGGCCTCGAAGGCGTCGTCGACACCACTGTCCCCGTCGACGACCACGACGTGCCGATGGACTGGGTTGTGACGCCGGAGCGCACTGTCGAGACGGCGACCACGCATACGACGCCAGCGGGCGTCGACTGGGGCGCGCTTTCGACAGAGCGCATCGACGAGATTCCGGTCCTGTCAGCTCGCCGGCCCGACTGA
- a CDS encoding hybrid sensor histidine kinase/response regulator produces the protein MDTPVATPNRHGADGTAGRVRVLYVDADCDDITVVTETLSGSPDEFTVTVCETADDALTSLENASYDCVVSEYRLPDRDGIELLRAVRDQSFDLPFLLFTDDGDESVASNAISAGVTDYMTKTPLSEQTELLRQRITAAVARYLEEADILDRMTDGFFAVDEDWEFTYLNERGRRVIGRAMALDGDTADLLGQNIWEAVPSIEGTEFSKQYRRAMTKQEPTSFEGYFEPLQTWFDVSVYPSPTGISVYFRDITERHRHEEEIRSRERTLREIYGVISRKDLDFEEKVERLLEIGQNALKAETAALSHIDGDMYVFEIVRDRTGAIEAGDAVPLDATNCERAVVEEQTLVLADIAADRPELTAKAGYTEMGISCYLGTPVIVDGSVYGTFCFYGTERRDSFSEWEVTLVELMGNWISYEQERERREQELTRQRNRLEDFASVVSHDLRNPLNVAVGRLTLVDEEYDGDPEHVESLRRSLERMDELIDDVLALARGGHKVIDATETSLDDIITAAWDTVESSDATLERVDTDARITGDQTRLQQLFENLFRNSVEHGSTSSRLGADDSVEHSNDPVTVRVGTLADGRGFYVADDGPGIPEDERDEVFERGYTTSDDGTGFGLAIVSEIVDAHGGRITVAESEDGGVRFDVTGVQVD, from the coding sequence ATGGATACACCCGTGGCCACGCCGAACCGTCACGGGGCCGACGGAACTGCCGGGCGGGTACGCGTTCTGTATGTTGACGCGGACTGCGACGACATCACGGTAGTCACGGAGACACTGAGCGGGAGCCCCGACGAATTCACTGTGACGGTGTGTGAGACGGCGGACGACGCACTCACATCACTCGAAAACGCGTCCTACGACTGTGTCGTCAGTGAGTATCGACTGCCGGACCGAGACGGAATCGAACTGTTACGGGCCGTCCGGGACCAGTCCTTTGACCTCCCGTTTCTGCTCTTCACTGACGACGGGGACGAGAGCGTGGCCAGCAACGCTATCTCTGCCGGCGTCACGGACTACATGACGAAGACACCGCTCTCAGAACAGACGGAGCTGCTCCGACAGCGGATTACCGCTGCTGTCGCCCGCTATCTGGAGGAGGCAGACATCCTTGACCGGATGACAGACGGATTCTTCGCGGTGGACGAGGACTGGGAGTTTACCTACCTCAACGAACGTGGCCGGCGCGTCATCGGCCGTGCGATGGCATTGGACGGGGATACTGCTGACTTGCTGGGGCAGAATATCTGGGAGGCGGTCCCGTCGATAGAAGGAACGGAGTTCAGCAAGCAGTACCGACGGGCGATGACCAAGCAGGAGCCAACATCCTTCGAAGGGTACTTCGAGCCGCTACAGACGTGGTTCGACGTGTCCGTGTACCCATCGCCAACCGGAATTTCGGTGTACTTCCGTGATATCACTGAGCGGCACAGGCACGAAGAAGAGATCAGGAGTAGAGAGCGGACGCTGCGAGAGATTTACGGGGTCATCTCGCGCAAAGACCTGGATTTCGAGGAGAAGGTCGAGCGACTCCTCGAAATCGGGCAGAACGCCCTCAAAGCCGAAACGGCCGCGCTCTCACACATCGATGGCGATATGTACGTCTTCGAAATCGTCCGCGACCGGACGGGAGCTATCGAGGCGGGCGATGCAGTCCCGCTGGACGCCACGAACTGCGAACGGGCCGTCGTTGAGGAGCAAACGCTGGTGCTCGCTGATATCGCCGCAGACCGCCCTGAGCTGACCGCCAAGGCCGGCTACACGGAGATGGGAATCTCCTGTTACCTTGGAACGCCCGTCATCGTCGACGGGTCGGTGTACGGGACGTTCTGCTTCTACGGCACGGAACGCCGTGATTCCTTTTCGGAGTGGGAAGTCACGCTCGTCGAGCTGATGGGGAACTGGATCAGCTACGAACAGGAGCGTGAACGCCGTGAGCAGGAACTCACTCGCCAGCGTAACCGTCTGGAGGACTTTGCCAGCGTCGTCAGCCACGACCTCCGGAACCCGCTCAACGTCGCGGTCGGCCGGCTCACGCTTGTCGACGAGGAGTACGACGGAGACCCGGAGCACGTCGAATCGCTCCGGCGGTCACTCGAACGGATGGATGAACTCATCGACGACGTGCTCGCGCTCGCTCGCGGCGGCCACAAGGTCATTGACGCGACCGAAACGTCGTTAGACGACATCATCACGGCCGCCTGGGACACCGTCGAGAGCTCGGACGCGACGCTTGAACGGGTCGATACGGACGCACGAATCACGGGCGACCAGACGCGGCTTCAGCAGCTCTTCGAAAACCTCTTCCGAAACAGTGTGGAGCATGGCTCCACAAGCAGTCGGCTGGGGGCCGACGACAGTGTGGAGCACAGCAACGACCCCGTGACCGTCCGCGTCGGGACCCTCGCTGACGGCCGGGGGTTCTACGTCGCGGACGACGGTCCCGGGATTCCCGAAGACGAGCGTGACGAGGTGTTCGAGCGCGGCTACACCACGAGCGACGACGGGACCGGCTTCGGGCTGGCTATCGTCTCCGAAATCGTCGACGCACACGGCGGCCGGATAACTGTCGCAGAAAGCGAGGACGGCGGGGTTCGCTTCGACGTGACCGGTGTCCAGGTCGACTGA
- a CDS encoding dihydrolipoyl dehydrogenase family protein — MTHVVIIGAYGSAGAAVAGDLVEAEDIELTLIDNGEPGGGLCILRGCMPSKEVLSAGAHRFQARHDERLVGDVPEVDLEAVVERKDDHVLDWAGHRRDSVHEMAERDDVTFIHDTATFVDEHTVRAGGEEHEADYVVIATGSSVNVPETPGIDEVDFMTSDQVLDATEFPDSGIVMGFGYIGMEMVPYLAEAGGMELTVIEHDDRPIDEGDPEFGDEALDIYENNWDVTIPTNCYEKELEETEDGGVRLTVEYDDGSEETFEADQLFLFTGRRPTVEGLGLENTPVSVDGDWARDTMQTRDADHIYAVGDVNGKEPILHVAKEQGFTAAENIVRQEAGGSLEAYRNVHHHVIFSGLGVYPFARVGHNEETAKEAGYDIVTATRQASDDGVFKSKDVPEGLAKLVVDADDGTVLGWQGMHYHADSFAKTFQTIVELGLDVRDLPDRAYHPTLPENVDGLIRDCVDQL; from the coding sequence ATGACTCACGTCGTTATCATCGGCGCGTATGGCAGTGCCGGGGCCGCAGTCGCCGGCGACCTCGTCGAGGCGGAAGACATCGAACTCACGCTCATCGACAACGGCGAGCCCGGCGGCGGCCTCTGTATTCTTCGTGGCTGTATGCCGTCCAAGGAAGTGCTCTCCGCAGGCGCCCACCGCTTTCAGGCGCGCCACGACGAACGCCTCGTCGGCGACGTGCCCGAGGTTGATCTGGAAGCCGTCGTCGAACGCAAGGACGACCACGTGCTCGACTGGGCGGGCCACCGCCGAGACTCCGTCCACGAGATGGCCGAACGCGACGACGTGACATTCATTCACGACACCGCCACGTTCGTCGACGAGCACACGGTCCGGGCTGGCGGCGAGGAACACGAGGCCGACTACGTCGTCATTGCGACCGGTTCCAGCGTGAACGTCCCGGAGACGCCCGGCATCGACGAGGTCGACTTCATGACGAGCGACCAGGTGCTCGACGCCACCGAATTCCCCGACTCCGGCATCGTGATGGGCTTTGGCTACATCGGGATGGAAATGGTGCCGTATCTGGCGGAGGCCGGCGGGATGGAGCTTACCGTTATCGAGCACGACGACCGGCCAATCGACGAAGGCGACCCGGAGTTCGGCGACGAGGCGCTCGACATCTACGAAAACAACTGGGACGTGACCATTCCGACAAACTGCTACGAGAAGGAACTGGAAGAGACCGAGGACGGCGGCGTTCGCCTCACCGTCGAGTACGACGACGGCAGCGAGGAGACGTTCGAGGCCGACCAGCTGTTCCTCTTTACCGGCCGTCGGCCGACCGTCGAAGGGCTCGGGCTGGAGAACACACCGGTCTCAGTTGACGGCGACTGGGCGAGAGACACGATGCAGACCCGCGACGCCGACCACATCTACGCCGTTGGCGACGTCAACGGGAAAGAGCCGATTCTCCACGTCGCCAAGGAGCAGGGCTTCACCGCGGCCGAGAACATCGTCCGACAGGAAGCCGGTGGCTCGCTCGAAGCGTACCGAAACGTCCACCACCACGTCATCTTCTCCGGGCTGGGTGTGTATCCGTTCGCTCGCGTCGGCCACAACGAGGAGACTGCAAAAGAGGCTGGCTACGATATTGTCACGGCGACGCGACAGGCCAGCGACGACGGCGTGTTCAAATCGAAAGACGTGCCCGAGGGGCTTGCAAAGCTCGTCGTCGACGCCGACGACGGGACAGTGCTCGGCTGGCAAGGCATGCACTACCACGCGGACAGCTTCGCCAAGACGTTCCAGACCATCGTCGAGCTCGGCCTTGACGTGCGTGACCTGCCGGACCGGGCCTATCACCCGACGCTCCCGGAGAACGTCGATGGCCTCATTCGGGACTGCGTCGACCAGTTATAA
- a CDS encoding efflux RND transporter permease subunit: MDYQRYIDWADDRIVHDSRKVVLLFLVVTVVFSAGLGGVSTNSGTSQFTTGLPAEEALQEVNDKFSPTFSPDTGSTQLIQQETNVLSKPALLRMLRSQHRLEQRGTLRVTSTSSAASIVAKQLDPEATTTEQQVYAVEAATPSEIDAAVRRAAEQNPRFKSLLSKDFNRKAASASATIGVVTHEVPAGISSGSGQGGSSPLTSIQKQAGFTVSSADHGGITLFGSGIVADEFSNVVGDSLILTVPAAVLFILFFLTIAYRDLADMALGLLALFMAVVWTFGFMGLAGIPFSQMLIAVPPLLLAVGIDFGIHAVNRYREERETGASIQKSMRITTDQLLVAFFIVTGTTVIGFAANLTSALPPIQDFGYVASVGITFTFLIFGVFLPAAKVELDRLRQRYPIPTFSETPLGAEDSALSDVLRGGVVIANRAPIIFLVLILVSTVGASYYATGVSTSFSQEDFLPPEENPDFVEALPEPFAPSEYTVTEVTNFLDERFDTTQSSQATVYVEGPMRNDAALEQMYRAGNNPPDSFVREDGRADSTSIVTVIRDRADEDPEFRRMVERNDRNDNGIPDDNLEQIYEYLLDSSARGQALEYITEDYRSARVVYTVEADATDAEVTTDTRNVADDFRYDATATGSVVVFQAVSDLILESAIQSLAIALIGASVFLILIYNMLEGRPSLGLVNIIPVVVTVAWLGGTMRVLSIPFNALTATMLAITIGLGVDYSVHVTHRFADEFDENDLETALDRTVRGTGGALFGSMLTTTFGIGVLGLAVFPAIGQFGILTALSIGYAFLASLLVIPSALVVWDRVFNADWSVRGILGFGRSRPPAPVDGDD, translated from the coding sequence ATGGACTATCAGCGCTACATCGATTGGGCAGACGACCGCATCGTCCACGATTCACGGAAGGTGGTGCTCCTCTTCCTGGTCGTGACGGTGGTCTTCAGCGCCGGCCTCGGGGGCGTCTCGACCAATTCCGGGACATCGCAGTTTACGACCGGACTGCCGGCCGAGGAGGCACTACAGGAGGTCAACGACAAGTTCTCGCCGACCTTCTCACCGGATACAGGGAGCACACAGCTGATCCAGCAGGAGACGAACGTGCTCTCGAAGCCGGCGCTACTCCGGATGCTCAGGTCACAGCACCGGCTGGAACAGCGCGGAACGCTCCGTGTCACATCGACCTCAAGCGCCGCCAGCATTGTCGCCAAGCAGCTAGACCCGGAAGCGACGACAACTGAACAACAGGTCTATGCTGTCGAAGCCGCAACGCCGAGTGAAATCGACGCTGCCGTCAGGCGCGCGGCCGAGCAGAATCCCCGGTTCAAATCACTACTGAGCAAGGACTTCAACCGCAAAGCCGCCTCGGCGTCGGCGACCATCGGAGTCGTCACACACGAGGTCCCGGCGGGAATCTCCTCCGGGTCAGGCCAGGGCGGTTCGAGTCCGCTAACGAGTATCCAGAAACAGGCCGGGTTCACTGTCTCCAGCGCTGACCACGGTGGCATCACCCTGTTCGGCAGCGGTATCGTCGCAGACGAGTTCTCGAACGTCGTCGGCGACTCGCTCATCCTGACCGTGCCCGCGGCAGTGCTGTTCATTCTGTTTTTCCTGACGATTGCCTACCGCGACCTCGCGGACATGGCGCTTGGCCTGCTCGCGCTGTTTATGGCCGTCGTCTGGACGTTCGGCTTCATGGGGCTTGCCGGCATCCCCTTCTCGCAGATGCTCATCGCCGTGCCACCGCTGTTACTGGCGGTGGGTATCGACTTCGGGATTCACGCCGTCAACCGATATCGGGAGGAGCGTGAAACCGGGGCGTCCATCCAGAAATCGATGCGGATCACGACCGACCAACTGCTTGTCGCGTTCTTCATCGTGACCGGCACGACAGTCATCGGGTTTGCCGCGAACCTCACCAGCGCACTGCCGCCGATTCAGGACTTCGGCTACGTGGCCTCTGTCGGTATCACCTTCACCTTCCTCATCTTCGGGGTGTTCCTGCCCGCGGCGAAGGTAGAACTGGACCGGCTCCGCCAGCGCTACCCAATTCCGACGTTCAGCGAGACGCCGCTGGGCGCGGAGGATTCGGCACTCAGTGACGTGTTGCGCGGCGGTGTCGTCATCGCGAACCGCGCCCCGATCATCTTCCTCGTGCTCATCCTCGTATCTACGGTCGGTGCCAGCTACTACGCCACCGGCGTCTCGACGTCGTTCAGTCAGGAGGACTTCCTGCCGCCCGAGGAGAACCCGGACTTCGTCGAGGCCCTGCCGGAGCCGTTCGCTCCGAGCGAATACACCGTAACGGAGGTGACGAACTTCCTCGATGAACGGTTCGACACGACCCAGTCCAGTCAGGCGACGGTGTACGTAGAGGGGCCGATGCGGAACGACGCGGCGCTTGAGCAGATGTATCGGGCGGGGAACAACCCGCCGGACTCGTTTGTTCGAGAAGACGGGCGTGCTGATTCGACGTCTATCGTGACCGTCATCCGGGACCGGGCGGACGAGGACCCCGAGTTCCGCCGAATGGTCGAGCGCAACGACCGGAACGACAACGGGATCCCGGACGATAACCTCGAACAGATATACGAGTACCTGCTCGACTCGTCGGCCCGTGGCCAGGCCCTCGAGTACATCACCGAGGACTACCGGAGCGCACGCGTTGTCTATACCGTCGAGGCGGACGCGACCGACGCAGAGGTGACCACCGATACGCGAAACGTTGCCGACGACTTCCGGTATGACGCGACGGCAACCGGCTCGGTTGTCGTGTTCCAGGCCGTCTCGGACCTCATCCTGGAGTCTGCGATCCAGTCGCTGGCGATCGCACTTATCGGCGCGTCGGTGTTCCTCATCCTCATCTACAATATGCTGGAGGGACGGCCGTCGCTCGGCCTCGTGAACATCATTCCTGTCGTCGTCACGGTGGCGTGGCTCGGCGGGACGATGCGGGTGCTCAGCATCCCGTTCAACGCGTTGACAGCGACGATGTTGGCGATAACTATCGGACTGGGGGTCGACTACTCAGTCCACGTCACCCACCGGTTTGCCGACGAGTTCGACGAAAACGACCTCGAAACGGCACTGGACCGGACCGTTCGCGGGACCGGTGGCGCGCTGTTCGGGAGTATGCTCACCACGACGTTCGGCATCGGCGTGCTCGGGCTGGCTGTGTTCCCCGCAATCGGCCAGTTCGGTATCCTGACGGCGTTGTCGATCGGGTACGCGTTCCTCGCGTCCCTGCTGGTGATCCCCTCCGCACTTGTCGTCTGGGACCGAGTGTTCAACGCTGACTGGTCGGTTCGTGGCATACTCGGGTTCGGGCGGTCGCGTCCACCCGCGCCCGTCGACGGCGACGACTGA